A genomic window from Periophthalmus magnuspinnatus isolate fPerMag1 chromosome 16, fPerMag1.2.pri, whole genome shotgun sequence includes:
- the LOC117383895 gene encoding transmembrane protein 158, producing the protein MLNTGATLLALSAVVTLVQPCRGWSDDDLLLPPINSSNRFLANLEVDVHFSKRSVEESDPSAASQCNVTVHRLLPTSLVARWDSSFGFQCDVLVYTTNNHGRAFFSATINRGISPVVIEHLAITGGQQELRLCVGCGMSRYRRFGQGRSRGQHTGDQITFCCVDFSLDELKGDKSWRLNRKPIESTLVACFMTLVIIVWSVAALIWPVPIIAGFLPNGMEQRRPR; encoded by the coding sequence ATGCTGAACACAGGAGCGACCCTGCTCGCTCTGAGCGCCGTGGTCACACTCGTGCAGCCCTGCAGAGGATGGAGCGACGATGATCTTCTGCTGCCACCCATAAACTCCTCCAACAGGTTTCTGGCTAACTTAGAGGTGGACGTGCACTTCTCCAAGCGCTCGGTAGAGGAGAGTGACCCTTCAGCCGCGTCCCAGTGTAATGTGACCGTGCACAGATTACTCCCTACATCCCTGGTGGCGCGCTGGGACAGCAGCTTCGGCTTCCAGTGTGATGTCCTCGTCTACACCACCAATAATCACGGCAGGGCTTTCTTCTCCGCCACCATCAACCGGGGCATCTCCCCTGTGGTCATCGAACATCTGGCGATCACGGGAGGGCAGCAGGAGTTGAGATTGTGCGTGGGCTGCGGGATGTCCCGCTACAGACGGTTTGGACAGGGCAGGTCCAGGGGACAGCACACCGGAGATCAGATCACATTCTGCTGCGTGGATTTCAGCTTGGACGAGCTTAAAGGGGACAAAAGTTGGAGGCTGAACAGAAAGCCGATCGAGTCAACTCTTGTGGCGTGTTTCATGACTCTGGTGATCATTGTGTGGAGCGTTGCTGCCCTCATCTGGCCAGTGCCCATAATTGCGGGGTTTCTGCCCAACGgcatggagcagaggaggcccAGATAA
- the fez2a gene encoding fasciculation and elongation protein zeta-2: MAAPIAHFDDDWPNGGELSLLSGPAVPQKGHGALTADVELLQEDELRDCSLSPGECGTFKSMEDLVKDFDEKLTVCFQNYNARTESIAPVNVLREDALLERDEIWTALTHSYSQVMPVDWKQSVACSLHTPAFNHEDKTRQRDIQVEVSDDEELREQLDMHSMIITSLTDEPLQTADQVIEEIEEMMQGSPDTAHYPSKSDLSMLSMDVQRFTSPHYEERIRTMTVAELNVNLEETEGAIRGLSEELVLQLALRDELDFEKEVKNSFISALIDIQNRQKEHREMIKRKKKLKGAAGTSQGARFSMEGLSSVIQNSFRQTFRGGCSEKQYLTTVIPYAKTGHPPSTEDLQVLTKILLAMRDDSDKVPSLLTDYILKVLCPT, translated from the exons ATGGCGGCACCCATCGCACATTTCGACGACGACTGGCCGAATGGGGGCGAGCTGAGCCTGCTGTCTGGGCCCGCTGTGCCGCAGAAAGGCCACGGCGCTCTCACCGCCGATGTGGAGCTGCTCCAGGAGGATGAGCTGCGGGACTGTAGCCTCTCCCCGGGGGAATGTGGGACGTTCAAGTCCATGGAGGACCTGGTGAAGGATTTTGATGAGAAGTTAACCGTGTGCTTCCAAAATTATAACGCGAGAACAGAGAGCATCGCCCCCGTGAATGTGCTGAGAGAGGACGCGCTGCTGGAGAGGGACGA GATTTGGACGGCTTTAACTCACAGCTACAGCCAGGTCATGCCTGTGGATTGGAAACAGTCTGTGGCCTGCTCGCTACACACACCAGCATTTAACCATGAGGACAAAACG AGACAGCGTGATATCCAAGTGGAGGTATCAGACGACGAGGAGCTGAGGGAGCAACTGGACATGCACTCGATGATCATCACCAGCCTCACAGACGAGCCCCTGCAAACAGCCGACCAG GTCATTGAAGAGATAGAGGAGATGATGCAGGGATCTCCGGACACCGCTCACTACCCCTCAAAGTCCGACCTCTCCATGCTCTCTATGGACGTGCAGCGCTTCACCAGCCCCCATTACGAGGAGA GAATAAGGACCATGACAGTAGCAGAACTGAACGTGAAcctggaggagacagagggtgCTATTCGTGGACTCTCTGAGGAGCTGGTGCTGCAGTTGGCGCTCAGGGATGAATTGGACTTTGAGAAAGAAGTGAAGAACAGTTTTATCTCTGCTCTTATCGACATCCAGAACAGACAGAAGGAGCATCGCGAGATGatcaagaggaagaagaaactCAAAGGCGCAGCTGGGACGTCACAGGGGGCG CGTTTCAGCATGGAAGGACTTTCTTCTGTCATTCAAAACAGCTTTCGGCAAACATTCAGGGGCGGGTGTTCTGAAAAACAg TACTTGACCACAGTAATACCTTATGCAAAAACAGGACACCCTCCATCAACTGAAGACTTGCAAGTGCTCACCAAAA TACTCCTTGCCATGAGAGACGACAGCGACAAGGTTCCCAGTCTCTTAACAGATTATATTCTCAAAG tgCTTTGCCCGACATAG
- the clec3ba gene encoding tetranectin, producing the protein MDVKAALVVVCLLVLGQCTLQETASKKRNGKKGGDSAAMEEMKKQISNIIMELNVLKEQQALQTVCLRGMKILGKCFLADHVKKNFHSASDDCIAKGGTLATPLNLDENEQLYNYVRQSIGPEEHIWLGINDMVTEGVWSENTGMVLRYANWETEITHQPDGATRQNCATMSTRAKGKWFDENCKEEKASVCEFNIV; encoded by the exons ATGGATGTCAAAGCAGCCTTAGTGGTAGTTTGCCTGCTTGTGTTGGGACAGTGCACACTCCAGGAAACCGcctcaaagaaaagaaatgggaaaaaag GTGGAGACAGTGCTGCAATGGAAGAAATGAAGAAACAAATAAGTAACATTATTATGGAGCTCAATGTACTGAAGGAGCAGCAGGCATTACAGACAG TTTGTTTACGAGGCATGAAGATCCTTGGCAAGTGTTTCCTGGCTGATCACGTTAAGAAGAACTTCCACTCTGCCAGTGACGACTGCATTGCCAAAGGAGGTACTCTGGCAACCCCCCTAAATCTGGACGAAAACGAACAGCTTTATAACTACGTCCGCCAGAGCATCGGCCCCGAGGAGCATATCTGGCTTGGCATCAACGACATGGTAACAGAGGGAGTCTGGTCCGAAAACACTGGGATGGTCTTGAGGTATGCAAACTGGGAGACAGAAATCACCCATCAGCCAGATGGAGCCACCCGCCAAAACTGTGCCACGATGTCCACAAGAGCAAAAGGAAAGTGGTTTGATGAAAACTGCAAAGAGGAGAAGGCTTCTGTTTGTGAGTTCAATATTGTCTGA
- the cdcp1a gene encoding CUB domain-containing protein 1a, with protein sequence MFWSAATAWTLFATTCFSIAFADVQKVDFTLDRGVTLSLSSSPSTGSECKVCKWVKWLGIRTRKCDSSQTFENSGSASVELECRNRKGAFNAQINQTIECTSKSCSSNIKTNSNFDNLLSLNRQFVWNVKAANPKSARINFGTTGLRQIQPSQSCPDLHVYTYEVSEDSANVLVGKYCRTGPITKAQARGFNRFSLELPVGQKLQYINYVVSAGEEIKSLAKISMFLPQGHSSLELFSPNYPGNFPDDKVMEWYFEVPAKHQTSIQLFNLTQPQCVEKEPALEYHDMFRIGLVASLTEAQPVQSEGGFTMTLRNCKMDKARANTPGLSTSFKVSASKIAAKVPCEVNLTQFADLSLHIKKLNPSSDCIMRHRSVPIDQTTLNPGSITQLTFEDCQPEDIQITAIENLVCSQGRQCYKLYLSVPSLPQCLPASLSNMTWALRLPLHGTMELGCASGTLMQVLPGQPCNDSILIKMTEDDGSSIGTFCRGGFITKLQIHTNMSITVTGRNGKELVPSTILRARIKDEIAESYIFRVSPMRNIPLFLATPGWPKGMKSSSTVSWIVTVPPKMEAHLLFTNLSQPKCSSHHTGIKIRRLGQTEDDYSRREDEKPQREITVSGSFFLNMSNCIPERGDFSVLAKVTLHRSQMLIIIASVVAALLVLFIVILVVVCLVIRKKKKTLNQQTSIYNPNGTSFLPGQNGFPRSQEDDDEHVYDYIEDSLVYSHLLRKGEQMGVYGKAETAPGHTDTQNPLVARQTGTVDMEVGTYQDFLHEQRPELPKRPPTHMQPMVDNELYDIGEGEEKSSAQQPQERQSCPKDARATCRQWWIMNCMKLRRVWRGHLLYNHHWSQMRA encoded by the exons ATGTTTTGGAGCGCGGCCACAGCATGGACCCTCTTCGCAACGACGTGTTTCTCAATCGCTTTTGCTG ATGTGCAGAAAGTGGACTTTACACTTGACCGTGGAGTAACCCTCTCCCTCAGCAGCTCTCCCTCCACGGGCTCAGAGTGTAAAGTGTGCAAATGGGTCAAATGGCTAGGCATACGCACAAGAAAATGTGATTCATCCCAGACATTCGAAAATTCTGGATCTGCATCTGTGGAACTGGAGTGTCGCAATCGCAAAGGAGCCTTCAACGCTCAAATCAACCAGACTATTG AGTGCACCTCCAAATCTTGCAGCAGTAATATCAAGACCAACTCCAACTTTGATAATTTACTAAGTTTAAATCGCCAGTTTGTCTGGAATGTAAAAGCTGCCAATCCAAAATCAGCTAGAATAAACTTTGGAACAACGGGTTTGAGACAAATTCAACCCTCACAGAGCTGTCCTGACCTTCACGTCTACACATATGAGGTGTCTGAAGACTCAGCAAATGTGCTGGTGGGAAAGTACTGCAGAACAGGTCCTATCACAAAGGCCCAGGCCCGTGGATTTAATAGATTTTCACTTGAGCTTCCAGTCGGACAGAAGCTGCAGTACATCAACTATGTGGTCTCAGCTGGTGAGGAAATCAAGT cccttgcCAAAATATCAATGTTTCTACCACAAGGCCATTCCTCCTTGGAGCTCTTTTCTCCCAACTATCCAGGCAACTTTCCCGATGACAAGGTTATGGAGTGGTACTTTGAAGTTCCAGCTAAACACCAGACTTCCATACAACTTTTCAACCTCACGCAGCCTCAATGTGTGGAGAAGGAGCCAGCCTTGGAGTACCATGACATGTTCCGGATAGGCCTGGTGGCAAGTCTGACTGAGGCCCAGCCTGTGCAGAGTGAAGGAGGCTTCACCATGACCCTCAGGAACTGTAAGATGGACAAGGCTCGAGCCAACACCCCTGGACTGTCCACAAGTTTCAAAGTGTCTGCTTCAAAGATAGCTGCAAAAG TGCCCTGTGAGGTGAACTTAACACAATTCGCGGACCTTTCTCTTCACATTAAAAAGCTGAATCCATCTTCAGACTGTATCATGAGGCACCGGTCAGTGCCCATAGACCAGACCACTCTGAATCCAGGCAGCATAACTCAGCTCACATTTGAAGACTGTCAGCCTGAAGACATACAAATCACGGCCATAGAAAATCTAG TATGTTCTCAGGGCAGACAGTGCTACAAGTTGTACCTCTCTGTGCCATCACTGCCACAGTGCCTGCCTGCATCTCTGAGCAACATGACATGGGCCCTCCGCCTTCCTCTCCACGGGACAATGGAGCTAGGCTGTGCCTCGGGCACACTCATGCAGGTGCTGCCAGGACAGCCCTGTAACGACAGTATCTTGATCAAAATGACAGAAGATGATGGGTCAAGTATTGGAACTTTCTGTCGTGGTGGGTTCATAACTAAACTCCAAATCCACACCAATATGTCCATCACTGTCACTGGCAGAAATGGAAAAGAACTCGTTCCATCTACCATACTGAGAGCACGTATAAAGGACGAAATTgcag aaagttacatattcaGAGTGTCTCCAATGAGGAATATCCCTCTTTTCTTGGCCACGCCTGGTTGGCCAAAAGGAATGAAGTCTTCCTCAACAGTGTCTTGGATCGTCACTGTCCCACCAAAGATGGAGGCACATCTCCTGTTCACTAACCTGAGCCAGCCCAAGTGTAGCAGCCACCACACCGGCATAAAAATCCGAAGACTGGGGCAGACAGAGGATGACTATAGCCGCAGGGAGGACGAGAAACCCCAGCGTGAAATCACAGTGTCTGGCAGCTTCTTTCTCAACATGTCCAACTGTATCCCAGAGAGAGGGGACTTCAGTGTCTTGGCTAAAGTCACACTGCACAGGA GCCAGATGCTGATTATTATAGCAAGTGTAGTGGCTGCCTTGTTGGTTCTTTTCATTGTAATCCTTGTTGTGGTGTGTTTAGTGATCAG aaaaaagaagaaaactcTTAATCAGCAGACGTCCATCTATAATCCAAACGGCACAAGTTTTCTGCCAGGACAAAATGGTTTTCCCAGATCTCAAGAGGACGATGATGAGCATGTGTATGATTACATTGAAGACAGTTTGGTTTACTCTCATTTGCTGAGGAAAGGGGAACAGATGGGTGTATATGGAAAGGCTGAAACTGCCCCTggccacacagacacacagaatcCCCTAGTGGCCAGACAAACTGGTACAGTTGACATGGAGGTAGGCACTTACCAGGATTTTCTTCATGAGCAAAGACCAGAGCTGCCCAAAAGGCCCCCAACCCACATGCAGCCGATGGTGGACAATGAGCTGTATGATATTGGAGAAGGGGAAGAAAAGTCATCTGCTCAACAACCACAG GAAAGACAGAGCTGCCCAAAAGATGCCCGAGCCACATGCCGCCAATGGTGGATAATGAACTGTATGAAACTGAGGAGGGTGTGGAGAGGTCACCTGCTCTACAACCACCACTGGAGTCAAATGAGAGCCTGA